GTCCTGGCGGGCCCGCCTGGCCATCGACATCCTGGCCATGACGGTGCTGATCCAGGCGGCGCTGGGCATTTCCACGCTGCTGCTCGTCGTGCCGTTGCCGCTGGCCCTTCTCCATCAGGCCGGCGCCGTCGCGCTGTTCAGCGCCACCCTGTGGGCCGCCTTCGAAATGCGCCGCGACCCCGCCGGAAATTGAGAAACAGTCGCAAGAAGCCGGGGCCCCTCTCTTGTCTCCGGCTGGCGCCACTCTATATTCCCCAAGAACCCGCACGGCCGTTGGGGGTACGTGGGGCGATCCGCAGGACACACCGTTGACCCGATCGAGCGCAACCACCGCCCACCCGTCCCCCGCCTCCCTGGCCGGGGGGGAACAGGTCGCCGTCCGCCGGCCGGACTATCGGTTCCGGCTGGCCGATTACGCCATCATCCTCAAGCCCAATGTGATGTCGCTGGTGGTCTTCACCGCCATGGTCGGCATGCTGGTGGCCCCGGGCAGCGTCGACCCGCTGACCGGCGTCATCGCCATCGCCTGCGTCGCGGTGGGTGCCGGGGCGGCTGGCGCCATCAACATGTGGTACGACCGCGACATCGACCGCGAGATGGCCCGCACCCGCGAGCGGCCCATCCCGGCCGGCCGCATGCGCCCGGCCCTGGCGCTCGTCTTCGGCGTCGTGCTTGCCGTCGCCTCGGTGGCGGCGATGGCGGCCCTCGTCAACGCCCTGGCGGCGGCGCTGCTGGCGACCACCCTCGTCTATTACATCTTCATCTACACCATGTGGCTGAAGCGCCGCACGCCGCAGAACATCGTCATCGGCGGCGCCTCGGGCGCCCTGCCGCCGGTGGTCGGCTGGGCGGCGGTGACCGGCAGCGTCGATGCCGGCGCCATCGCGCTGTTCGCCATCATCTTCCTGTGGACGCCGCCGCACTCGTGGGCGCTGGCGCTGTTCCGCCGCGACGATTATGCCCGGGCCCGGGTGCCCATGCTGCCGGTGGTGGCCGGCGAGCGGGCCACCCGCCTGCAGATCCTCGTCTACA
This genomic window from Shumkonia mesophila contains:
- a CDS encoding heme o synthase; this translates as MTRSSATTAHPSPASLAGGEQVAVRRPDYRFRLADYAIILKPNVMSLVVFTAMVGMLVAPGSVDPLTGVIAIACVAVGAGAAGAINMWYDRDIDREMARTRERPIPAGRMRPALALVFGVVLAVASVAAMAALVNALAAALLATTLVYYIFIYTMWLKRRTPQNIVIGGASGALPPVVGWAAVTGSVDAGAIALFAIIFLWTPPHSWALALFRRDDYARARVPMLPVVAGERATRLQILVYTLLLVPASLAPTVIGLAGPLYGVVALGLGVMLLRHALRVWRDDTDRSARPLFGFSILYLFLVFVALLADSALAAFI